GCAGTGGCTCGATTCTCGACGATAAACGATGTCAGGCGTTCACCCATGTACAACCAAGACCAAGTCCTCCTTGCCGCGTTGTTGAGGACGGCCGTCGACGCGATCATTGTGATCGATGAACGAGGGATCATGCAGTCGGTCAATCCCGCCACCACCAAATTGTTCGGCTATAGCGAAGCAGAGATGGTGGGCGAAAACGTCAAATTGCTGATGCCGTCGCCCTATCGCGAAGAACACGACGGCTATCTCCGCAGTTACCACGAAACAGGACGCGCCAAAATCATTGGCATTGGCCGGGAAGTCACGGGAAAGCGGAAAGATGAAACCACCTTTCCGATGCACTTGGCCGTCAGCGAAGTGCCGCTAGGCGACAAGAAACTGTTTGCCGGGATCGTTCGCGACATCAGTGACCTAAAGAATGCTCAACAACAATTAAAAGAAATCAATGATCAACTTGAACAACGCGTCCGCGAGCGGACGAGCGAGTTGCACGCGACACAAGCGGAATTGCTAAAGGCCGGTAAACTGGCCACGCTCGGTCAGGTTTCCGGTGGGATCGCTCACGAGATTCGCAACCCGCTTAATGCCGTACGCACGTCGGCTTATTACCTTCGCAACGCCAAAAAATTGACCCCGGAAAAGACGAGCGAGCACCTGGAACGTATCGATCGTCAAGTGTTATTGATCGAAAAAGTCATCACAGCGCTTTCCGATTTTGTCCGACTGCCCGAGCCAAGTCTAAGCAAATGCAACGTCAGCGACTTGATTCACGATGTCATCTCGGAAGTCTCGCTTCCCGAGAACGTGCACATTGAAAACCAAGTCGCATCGGATCTGCCCGTCGCGATGGTCGATCCGAATCAAATTTCGATCGTGTTTCATAATCTGCTGCGAAATGCCGGCGACGCGATGCCCGAAGGAGGCACCGTCACCCTCGCGTCCCATGTCCGCGATGACCAAATCATCGTTGAAGTGATTGATACCGGAGTTGGAATCGGAGACGAGCATATCCGGCGGATCACCGAACCCTTGTTTTCCACCAAGGCACAAGGCATGGGGTTAGGCTTGGCCGTCTCGGCGGCGATTCTTGATAAAAACCATGGTCACTTGGAAGTCGAGAGCCAGCTTGGGGTGGGGACGACCTTTGCCGTCCACTTGCCCCAGCACTTTCGCTCCTAAATGCTCCTGGCTGCACACTTGCGATGAGCACGACAGCGCGCTCGAGCCAATGGATTCACTCCATCGGAGCCGATCGACATCGCAAAATCGCTTTGGCATCGCAGATGCAGTAACATCGTTGCCAATCATCGCACCGTCTCGATTGAATGCGACGCGATTGAAAGCGACTCGATTGAAACGACTCGAACGAAGTCCGCCCGATTCGACGAGTCGATGCATCGAAACGAATCGACAAGAGGACGACGGATGAACGAACCGGGGGCTGACGACGTGTCTGCAATCAAGCGGCAAGCCAAGGCTGTCCCTCAGACACCGGTTACGGCAATCCGCAACGATCCATGGCAAATCGATGCGGCAAGGTTGACTGAGATTCGTGAAGAGACACCCGGCGTGGCGACGTTTCGGTTCGCTTGGGTGGACAACCACGTGACCTCGCGAGTTGCGGCACAACCAGGCCAATTCAACATGCTGTATTTGCCGGGGGTCGGCGAGGTGGCCATCTCCGTCAGCGACTCGCAAATCCGATCGGACCAGGTCGTGCACACCATCCGCGAGGTTGGCAATGTGACCGGCGCCATGTTTCGCTTGGCGGTCGGCGATACGATCGGAGTGCGCGGCCCATTTGGTTCCGCTTGGCCACTGGATGACTGTGTCGGTCATGATGTCGTGCTGGTTTGTGGAGGCATTGGGCTCGCCCCGATGCGAACGTTGGTACACGAGCTCATTCGTCGCCGAAATCAATTCGGAGAACTGAATCTATTGATTGGAGCCCGCACCCCCTCGGATTTGCTCTACCAAGACGAGTATTCGCAGTGGAATTCACAGGGCATCCACGTGCACACCACCGTGGACCGGGCCAGCACCATGTGGACCGGCAACATCGGCGTCGTGATCTTGTTACTCGAGCGTTTGAAACTGCGTGATCCGGCGCAGACCTTGCTCATGACGTGTGGCCCCGAGGTGATGATGATGTATACGATTCAAACTGCGATTTCGCGAGGTTTGACGCGTGACCATATCTGGTTATCGCTCGAACGCCATATGAACTGCGCCGTGGGCACTTGCGGCCATTGTCAATTTGGACCTCATTTTCTGTGCAAAGACGGACCGGTGCTGCGGTTTGATCAGGTCCACTCATTGATGGAGGTGACGGATCTATGAGCCATTTGCCTAGCACCGAGAAAAAGCGTTTGGGGGTGTTCAAGTTTGCTTCGTGCGACGGATGCCAACTTTCGCTACTAAGCTGCGAAGACGAATTGCTCGCGTTGGCCGAGAAGGTCGAGATTGCCCATTTTTTAGAGGCGAGTAGTGCTACGCTGCCGGGGCCTTTTGACTTGGCACTTGTTGAGGGTTCGATTTCGACCAGCGAAGACATCGAACGGATTCGTGAGATTCGCCATCAATCGCGATCGTTAGTGACGATCGGTGCGTGCGCGACGTCGGGCGGCATCCAATCGCTGCGAAACTGGGCCGATCACGACGAATACCTCCGTTATGTGTACCCGCATCCCGATTACATCGATTCGCTCGCCACCAGCACCGCGATCAGCGATCACGTTACAGTCGAATTTGAATTGCGTGGCTGTCCGGTCGATAAATATCAATTGCTCGAAGTGGTGATGGCCTTCATCCACGGTCGCCGCCCCCGAATCCCGTCGCACAGTGTTTGTTTGGAGTGTAAACGCCGCGGTACCATTTGTATCGCGGTGACGGAAGGCAAACCATGCCTTGGGCCGATCACACAAGCAGGGTGTGGTGCGATTTGCCCTGCGTATCATCGAGCATGTTATGGTTGTTTCGGTCCCTGTGCTCAAGCCAATCCGCCATCGTTGTCCGAGCATTATCTTGCCGACGGAACAACGCCGCTTCAGATGATTCATCAGCTACGAAATGTGAATGCAGCGTCACGGTTGTTTCAAATCGAGAGCAATCGAATTGAAGCGAAACCCGCAGCGGCGAGGGCTCACGAATGAGCCGAGAACGCAAGATCATCGTCAATGCATTGACTCGCGTCGAAGGAGAAGGGGCACTGCATATTCGGCTCGATGGCGACGAAATCGACGACGTGCGATTGTCGATCTATGAGCCACCTCGGTTTTTCGAGGCCTTGTTGCGAGGGCGATCGATCGAGGAGGTGCCGGACATCACGGCGCGGATTTGTGGAATCTGTCCGGTGGCATATCAAATGAGCTCGGTGCATGCCTTGGAATCGGCCTTGAACATCACCGTGACTCCTGAAATCAGGGCGTTGCGGCGATTGCTGTACTGCGGCGAATGGATTGAAAGTCATGCTTTGCACGTCTTCTTGCTCAGTGCTCCCGATTTTTTCGGGTGTGCCAGCGGGATTGAGTTGACAAAGCAGTTTCCACAGCAGATCAATGATGGGTTGCGTGTCCGAAAAGTCGGGAACGCCCTGTTAGAGATCCTCGGTGGTCGAGCGATCCATCCGGTGAACGTTCGCGTCGGTGGTTTTCATCGGATGCCATCCCGCGAGGAATTGACCCCGCTGTTGTCCGAGCTGGAGTGGGCACTTGCAGCAGCGATCGAGTTGGCCGATTGGGTCGCGGGGTTCTCGTTTCCAACCTTCGACGCAACCTGTGAACTGATCGCGATGCATCATCCCGATGAATACTCGATGAACCAAGGCCAAATCGCCTCGACCCAATTTCCGACTTTCGATGTCGACAAGTACGAGCAGCACTTTTCCGAAGACCAGGTGGCTCACAGTACCGCGCTGCAATCGACGCGTCGCGGCCAAACATCGTCCTATTTGCTAGGACCGCTGGCTCGTGTCGCACTAAATCGGGATCAGTTGTCGCCTCAGGCGTTTGCGTTAGCCAAGAAAATCTGTCCTGTATCGGTCACCCAAAATCGCTTCGCTTCGATTCTGGCACGCATGATTGAAGTCGTCAGTTGTCTGGAGGAATCGATCGCGACAATCCAATCCTATGAAACCGCGAACCAAGCGTTTGTTCCCTATGTGGTGCAATCCGGATTTGGATGTGCGGCGACCGAAGCCCCACGTGGATTGCTGTATCACCATTATGAAATCAGCGACGATGGACGGGTGGCCGGTGCGAAGATTGTGCCTCCGACGTCACAGAACCAACGGCAGATCGAATTTGATTTGCGTGGTTACCTGCCTCAATTGATCCGCGAATCGGATCAGACGATTGCCAATGAATGCGAAAAACTGATTCGCACCTATGACCCATGCATCAGTTGTTCTTCTCACTTCTTGACGGTCCATGTGGTACGGAACTAACAAAAAACGTTTGCAGGGTGCCGAGCCGCGTCGCCAAGTGGTGCTTGGGTTAGGCAGTTCCCATGGCGACGATCAATTTGGATGGACCGTCATCGATGAACTGATGCAGGGGGACGCAAGTGATTCGCTTCGCAAAATCCGCAGCCCCATCGACATCGTTACATGGCTTGATGTGGACGCGGACATTCACATCGTCGATGCCGTTGTGGGATTGCCCGCCAACGTTTCGCTGTGGCGACTCGATTTTGCTAACCCGGATCATCGTGCGCAAATCCAGACGATCCCCGCTCAAGGAACTCATAATCTCGATCTGTACGAGGTGTTGCTGATTGCGGAATCACTCGGCAAGTCGACAGACCAGGTCGTGTTGTGGTTGGGGCGAGCCGAGACGCTCGAGCCCATCCAATCGATCAGCCCGATCACTCGGGTCGCGGTCGGCGTGTGCAGCACGGCGCTCAAGCGACGGTTGCAAGCGAGCTAGAAACCTTCCGATCGTGTGAACCGACCTGCTTAGTCCAATGCCATCGACTGTGGGGCGCGGGGCGGCGCGGGGTCCGTCCGGTGGCGGCGAGTGAAACGTTCGAGATTTGCCGGGCGGCTTGCGCCACACGACGAGATCGCAGGGGCGATCCACGACATCCACTAGCTCCGCAGCACCAGCACGGGGCAATGAGCAAGTCGGACGACGCGTTCGGCAACCGAGCCGAGAAGGATGTGTTTGACAAAACCATAGCCGTGCGAGGGAATCACGATCAAATCGGCTTCCTCGCTTTCGGCAAACTGGGTGATCTCGCGGCCCGCATCTCCGACGACGGCATGGATCGTGATCGTAGCCCCTTTGGCGTCTGGCAATCGTTCGCGAAGATTGTTTTTGACATGTTCGATTCGCGACTTGTCCGTGACCGTGCCATACAGGTTGCCGTACTCCATCACCGGCAAAATAGGCAGCACGTGAATCACGTCAATCGAGCCCCCTTCGTCAACGATCTGCCGTGCCTTGTCAACGGCATCAAATGACAAGTCACTGAAATCGACCGGCGCGACGATCCGTTTTGCGGTTAGTCCAGACATGTTGTGGGCTCCATGATTTGCAATGGAAAGGGGATGGAAACGCCGAAGGATGATCGCGGTCTCGACGAGTCGGCATGAATGAGTATTTGCAAACGCTGGGCCGAGCCGAAATGGTCGCGTTCTCGCTGCCCCAACCACTCGAAGCGTGACAAATGAAACCGCTGGCGAGCTTAGACCCGTGACGATCTGCACAGACAAAGGCCGAATGTCGACGCAAATCGGTTCCGCCCACCCTAAAAGTGGCAAGGAACATTCTTTGCTTTGCAATCACGACGCTCCATCCCGCTTCGAGATTTTTGCCTGAGGTAAGGTTCGATGATCCGATTGACCCGTGTGATCGCATTGGCACTGTGTTTCCTTTCGGCAGCGGTGAGTTTGGCGGAGGATCCCCGTCGCGACATCGTTCACCAGGTGCGATTCGATGTGTTTGTCCGCAGTGATCATCAATCGACGAAACGTGTTTTGGATTATGTCGATTCGTTAAAGCGGCGAGTGAGCGGATTGGATATTCGCGTTCACGATCTGATCAAAGATCGCAGCCAACTTCCCTATCTGGTTGAAATCAGCAAAGCGGCCGGACGAGCGCAGCCGGTGTTGCCCACCTTTCACTGCTGTCAGCGTACTTATTTTGGTTTTGTCACCGAAGACCGCAGCGGCCCTGAAATTGAAGCGTTGTTTACAGCGGAGGTTTACACCCGAGCGACGTGTTCCCGCTGTCAAAAGCTAAAGGCATTTCTGCCGGGGTTGCAAAAACGGTGGCCTGCCATCCGGTTTCGTATCTATGAAGTGGACGATGACTCGAGTGCTCGTGGCCGCTGGGAAGCATTGTGTCGTGGCAGCGGCGTGCCGCCGGGGTTGCCCACGATCGATTTTGCCCGTCGCGTGATCATTGGTTACCAGGGAGATGATGTCACAGGAGCTCAACTCGAATCGCTGATCCAGCAGGTTTCTGGCGATTCATCATCACGTCCCCAGCCTGAGGATCAATCGCGTTGGCACTCGGGGCAACGTTCTGTCGTCAGCTTGGTCTCGTTCACGCCGCAGCCTGCGATGACGATCCCACTTCTGCTGGCGCCGCAGTCCTCCGGCGATGCCGAGACGCTCGATGAACTGGAGCTACCGGGCGAGGCCGATGTTTCCGAGGTAGGCGAAATCGAAACCGAGCCCGAGATCCTTGGCAGCGAGACGGTCGAGGAGGCGATCGAGGTTCCATTCTGGGGACGATTGCAAGTCGATGAGCTAGGTCTGCCGTTGTTCACGTTGGTCATTGGATTGATTGATGGTTTCAATCCATGCGCGATGTGGATCTTGGTTTTCTTGTTGTCCGTGCTGGTGAACATCAAGGACCGCAAAAAAATGCTGATCATTGCCGGGACCTTTGTGGTGGTAAGCGGATTGGCCTACTTCGCGTTTATGGCAGCATGGTTGAACCTGTTCATTTTGGTCGGCATTATCCGTCCGGTGCAGATCGTCTTAGGGGGATTGGCGTTATTCATTGGAGGCGTCAATGTGAAGGATTTTTTTGCATTCAAGAAAGGGATCTCCTTATCGATTCCCGAGCGTCACAAGCCGGGGCTGTATCGACGTGTGCGTGAAATTGTGGCCGCGAAATACCTCACGGTGGCGTTAAGTGGTGCCGTCGCGTTGGCGGTGATCGTCAACATGATCGAATTGCTCTGTACCGCCGGCTTGCCCGCGTTGTACACGCAGATTTTGACGCTGCAAAATCTTCCGGCTTGGGGAAATTACTTGTACCTCGGGCTGTACATCGTTGCCTACATGTTTGACGATGCCCTGCTGGTCGCGATCGTGGTCACCACGTTGTCGCATCGTAAATTGCAAGAACGTGAGGGGCGATGGCTGAAACTGATCAGCGGTTTGGTGATTCTTTTACTTGGGTTGGTCATGCTATTTCGCCCACAGTGGTTGCAGCTTAGCACGACTTAGATTCACCGGGATAAAGAGAAATGCACCGATACTTCGTTAAACTCCGCTCGCGGTGTAGAATCATCGATCATGCAGATCTTCGATTCCCTCTCACAACCATCTTGGTTCATCACCTTCATTCCACACCTGGTGGTGTCGATTGAGATATTGGCCATTTTCTCGGCGTTCCATGCGTTGCGGCATGTTCGCACGTCGCAGGCGGCGGTGGCGTGGGTGATTGGTCTGGTGACGATTCCGTTTCTGGTGTTGCCGATGTACTGGGTGTTCGCACGGCATCGTTTCGAGGGATACCGGGAAGCGATCCGAGCGGTGGGCGAGCGGCATGTCCAATCCGTAGCCTCGGTTCGTCGCGAATTGATCACCGATGCTAATGTTCGCACCACCACGCTGAACACATCGCTCGAGTATCTCGCCGACGTCTTGGATACACCGCTGTGTGCTGGCAATTCGTATGAATTGCTGATTGACGGAGCCTCGTTTTTCGACTCGCTGCTGAAGCGGATCGATGCTGCCGAACATTATGTATATTTAGAGTTCTACATTATTCGCGATGATGAGATCGGCAGAAAACTTGCCGATGCGTTACTGCGATGTGTCGAGCGTCAGGTGAAGGTGCGTTTGCTGTATGACGAAGTGGGATGCCTGCGATTATCACGACGGTACATCCGGCGATTGGTCGCTGCGGGGATTGACGTGCGAGCGTTTAATACCCGGCAGGGGTTTGTAAACCGATTTCAAATCAACTTTCGTAATCATCGCAAATTGGCAGTGATTGATGGCAAGGTCGCCTTCGTTGGCGGGTTGAACGTCGGCGACGAGTACCTTGGGATCAGTGCCGGCCGCACACGATGGCGAGACACGGGGCTCGAAATTGCGGGCGAGTT
The nucleotide sequence above comes from Novipirellula caenicola. Encoded proteins:
- a CDS encoding FAD/NAD(P)-binding protein; translated protein: MNEPGADDVSAIKRQAKAVPQTPVTAIRNDPWQIDAARLTEIREETPGVATFRFAWVDNHVTSRVAAQPGQFNMLYLPGVGEVAISVSDSQIRSDQVVHTIREVGNVTGAMFRLAVGDTIGVRGPFGSAWPLDDCVGHDVVLVCGGIGLAPMRTLVHELIRRRNQFGELNLLIGARTPSDLLYQDEYSQWNSQGIHVHTTVDRASTMWTGNIGVVILLLERLKLRDPAQTLLMTCGPEVMMMYTIQTAISRGLTRDHIWLSLERHMNCAVGTCGHCQFGPHFLCKDGPVLRFDQVHSLMEVTDL
- a CDS encoding universal stress protein, translated to MSGLTAKRIVAPVDFSDLSFDAVDKARQIVDEGGSIDVIHVLPILPVMEYGNLYGTVTDKSRIEHVKNNLRERLPDAKGATITIHAVVGDAGREITQFAESEEADLIVIPSHGYGFVKHILLGSVAERVVRLAHCPVLVLRS
- the cls gene encoding cardiolipin synthase produces the protein MQIFDSLSQPSWFITFIPHLVVSIEILAIFSAFHALRHVRTSQAAVAWVIGLVTIPFLVLPMYWVFARHRFEGYREAIRAVGERHVQSVASVRRELITDANVRTTTLNTSLEYLADVLDTPLCAGNSYELLIDGASFFDSLLKRIDAAEHYVYLEFYIIRDDEIGRKLADALLRCVERQVKVRLLYDEVGCLRLSRRYIRRLVAAGIDVRAFNTRQGFVNRFQINFRNHRKLAVIDGKVAFVGGLNVGDEYLGISAGRTRWRDTGLEIAGELARKVQAVFAGDYYWAARTDLPEAKWHFELDEQVELEGHFEADRHFEAEGDFEAEGSDGESRAIDSSFAAVCATGPADQRPRATMMFASTAATAKRRLWISTPYLVPDDALIVALSMARARGVDVRLLIPSIADQWAVFLAGYYYEQQLAEVGIPVYRFPKGFMHQKCVLVDDDLVLIGSTNFDNRSLYLNFELMVAIADPKLIADVAEMLEHDFAESTLSNAAGESLRPIFARMGTAVARLFSPVL
- a CDS encoding oxidoreductase, producing MSHLPSTEKKRLGVFKFASCDGCQLSLLSCEDELLALAEKVEIAHFLEASSATLPGPFDLALVEGSISTSEDIERIREIRHQSRSLVTIGACATSGGIQSLRNWADHDEYLRYVYPHPDYIDSLATSTAISDHVTVEFELRGCPVDKYQLLEVVMAFIHGRRPRIPSHSVCLECKRRGTICIAVTEGKPCLGPITQAGCGAICPAYHRACYGCFGPCAQANPPSLSEHYLADGTTPLQMIHQLRNVNAASRLFQIESNRIEAKPAAARAHE
- a CDS encoding PAS domain S-box protein, which encodes MYNQDQVLLAALLRTAVDAIIVIDERGIMQSVNPATTKLFGYSEAEMVGENVKLLMPSPYREEHDGYLRSYHETGRAKIIGIGREVTGKRKDETTFPMHLAVSEVPLGDKKLFAGIVRDISDLKNAQQQLKEINDQLEQRVRERTSELHATQAELLKAGKLATLGQVSGGIAHEIRNPLNAVRTSAYYLRNAKKLTPEKTSEHLERIDRQVLLIEKVITALSDFVRLPEPSLSKCNVSDLIHDVISEVSLPENVHIENQVASDLPVAMVDPNQISIVFHNLLRNAGDAMPEGGTVTLASHVRDDQIIVEVIDTGVGIGDEHIRRITEPLFSTKAQGMGLGLAVSAAILDKNHGHLEVESQLGVGTTFAVHLPQHFRS
- a CDS encoding Ni/Fe hydrogenase subunit alpha produces the protein MSRERKIIVNALTRVEGEGALHIRLDGDEIDDVRLSIYEPPRFFEALLRGRSIEEVPDITARICGICPVAYQMSSVHALESALNITVTPEIRALRRLLYCGEWIESHALHVFLLSAPDFFGCASGIELTKQFPQQINDGLRVRKVGNALLEILGGRAIHPVNVRVGGFHRMPSREELTPLLSELEWALAAAIELADWVAGFSFPTFDATCELIAMHHPDEYSMNQGQIASTQFPTFDVDKYEQHFSEDQVAHSTALQSTRRGQTSSYLLGPLARVALNRDQLSPQAFALAKKICPVSVTQNRFASILARMIEVVSCLEESIATIQSYETANQAFVPYVVQSGFGCAATEAPRGLLYHHYEISDDGRVAGAKIVPPTSQNQRQIEFDLRGYLPQLIRESDQTIANECEKLIRTYDPCISCSSHFLTVHVVRN